A genomic segment from Chloroflexota bacterium encodes:
- a CDS encoding J domain-containing protein — MEYRDYYKTLGVSRQASDDELKRAFRRLARRFHPDVNPGDPQADARFKEINEAYQVLSDPDKRKRYDRFGSNWRQTGSFEEAFRRAGAPTGASPGGFGGAGFSDFFESLFGSMGFGGQRPGPPPSADVEDRLDITLREVSEGGRRSLMLRAPHADGQMRQERIDVTIPKGVRDGQRLRVTGKGSIRPDGTRGDLYLRVAVSPDSRFERHDADLHTTATIGLSEAMLGANVNVSTLGGPTLTVQVPPETRDGARLRLRGQGLPKARSNQRGDIIVRIRVRLPQDLSHREQALFRELAELRGEQPLPQRS, encoded by the coding sequence ATGGAATACCGGGACTACTACAAGACGTTGGGCGTCAGCCGGCAGGCCAGCGACGACGAGCTCAAGCGGGCCTTCCGCCGTCTGGCGCGTCGCTTCCACCCCGACGTCAATCCCGGCGATCCGCAGGCCGACGCGCGCTTCAAGGAGATCAACGAGGCCTACCAGGTGCTCAGCGACCCCGACAAGCGCAAGCGCTACGACCGCTTTGGATCGAACTGGCGACAGACCGGGTCGTTCGAGGAGGCGTTTCGACGAGCCGGAGCCCCGACCGGCGCCTCGCCGGGAGGCTTTGGCGGCGCGGGCTTCAGCGACTTCTTCGAGTCCCTCTTCGGCAGCATGGGGTTCGGCGGTCAGCGTCCGGGTCCGCCGCCCAGCGCGGACGTCGAAGATCGGCTGGACATCACCCTGCGCGAGGTCTCCGAGGGCGGCCGGCGCTCGCTGATGCTGCGCGCGCCGCACGCCGACGGCCAGATGCGCCAGGAGCGCATCGACGTCACCATCCCCAAGGGGGTTCGCGACGGTCAGCGGCTGCGCGTGACCGGCAAGGGCAGCATCCGGCCGGACGGCACCCGCGGCGATCTGTATCTGCGCGTCGCGGTGTCGCCCGACTCGCGCTTCGAACGCCACGACGCGGACCTGCACACCACGGCGACCATCGGCCTCTCGGAAGCCATGCTCGGCGCCAACGTCAACGTCTCCACCCTCGGCGGGCCCACCCTGACGGTGCAGGTGCCGCCGGAAACGCGCGACGGCGCTCGGCTGCGGCTGCGCGGCCAGGGACTGCCGAAGGCCCGCTCGAATCAGCGCGGCGACATAATCGTGCGCATTCGGGTGCGGCTGCCGCAGGATCTCTCACACCGCGAGCAAGCGCTGTTCCGCGAGCTCGCCGAGCTGCGCGGCGAACAGCCGCTGCCCCAACGAAGCTAA
- the dnaK gene encoding molecular chaperone DnaK: protein MATKIIGIDLGTTNSVVAVMEGGAPTVVTNSEGSRITPSVVGFAKDGQRLVGQLARRQAVMNPENTIYSAKRFIGRRYDEVGDERSAVTFDVVQGKAGEALIKIPERGQEITPEEIASMVVQKLKQEAERYLGESVTDAVITVPAYFNDSQRQATRNAGEVAGLNVRRIINEPTAAALAYGLDKKGAETILVWDLGGGTFDVSILEAGDGVFEVKATSGDTHLGGDDYDRRIVDHVANEFQRDQGIDLRQDSQSLQRLVEAAEKAKQELSTVPQAQISLPFITADQHGPKHLDHTLTRAQFEDLTADLTARCVPPFKQALRDAGIEAGAIDEVVLVGGSTRMPAIVDLVTRLSGKEPDQSVNPDEVVAVGAAIQGGVLAGEVDDVVLLDVTPLSLGVETLGGVMTSLIERNTTIPTSKSEIFSTAEDGQTAVDIHVLQGERPMARDNTTLGRFRLEGIPAAPRGVPQVEVTFDLDANGIVNVSAKDLATGKEQRITITASTNLSREQVEALVKEAEENAETDREALEAIETRNAADSLAYQTERLIKDNGDKLNADDSAAAEQAIEEVREALKGEDLDKVRSTVAVLETAAQKLGEQLYAAQQAQGDGAPADGPQPSTDADDVVDAEFKTSDADAEAEAQPADDK, encoded by the coding sequence ATGGCAACCAAGATCATCGGCATCGACCTCGGCACGACGAACTCCGTCGTGGCCGTGATGGAGGGCGGCGCGCCCACCGTGGTCACCAACAGCGAGGGCTCGCGCATCACGCCCAGCGTGGTGGGCTTCGCCAAGGACGGCCAGCGGCTGGTGGGCCAGCTGGCGCGACGCCAGGCCGTGATGAACCCCGAGAACACCATCTACTCCGCCAAGCGCTTCATCGGCCGCCGCTACGACGAAGTCGGCGACGAGCGCAGCGCGGTGACCTTCGACGTGGTCCAGGGCAAGGCCGGCGAGGCGCTAATCAAGATCCCCGAGCGCGGCCAGGAGATCACGCCCGAAGAGATCGCCTCGATGGTGGTCCAAAAGCTCAAGCAGGAGGCCGAGCGCTATCTGGGCGAATCGGTCACCGATGCCGTGATCACCGTGCCGGCCTATTTCAACGACTCGCAGCGCCAGGCCACGCGCAACGCCGGCGAGGTCGCCGGGCTGAACGTGCGCCGGATCATCAACGAGCCGACCGCGGCGGCCCTGGCCTATGGCCTGGATAAGAAGGGCGCCGAAACGATCCTCGTCTGGGACCTGGGCGGCGGCACCTTCGACGTGTCGATCCTGGAGGCCGGTGACGGCGTCTTCGAAGTCAAGGCCACCAGCGGCGACACGCATCTGGGCGGCGACGACTACGACCGCCGCATCGTCGATCACGTGGCCAACGAGTTCCAGCGCGACCAGGGCATCGACCTGCGCCAGGACTCCCAGTCGCTCCAGCGTCTGGTCGAGGCCGCCGAGAAGGCCAAGCAGGAGCTCTCAACCGTGCCGCAGGCGCAGATCAGCCTGCCCTTCATCACCGCCGATCAGCACGGCCCCAAGCACCTGGATCACACGCTGACGCGGGCCCAGTTCGAGGACCTGACCGCGGACCTGACGGCGCGCTGCGTGCCGCCCTTCAAGCAGGCGCTGCGGGACGCGGGCATCGAGGCCGGCGCCATCGACGAAGTGGTGCTGGTCGGCGGATCCACGCGCATGCCCGCCATCGTGGACCTGGTCACACGGCTGAGCGGTAAGGAGCCCGACCAGAGCGTCAACCCGGACGAAGTGGTCGCGGTCGGTGCGGCCATCCAGGGCGGCGTCCTGGCCGGCGAGGTGGACGACGTGGTGCTGCTGGATGTGACGCCGCTGTCGCTGGGCGTCGAGACCCTCGGCGGCGTCATGACGAGCCTGATCGAACGCAACACGACGATTCCCACCAGCAAGTCCGAGATCTTCTCCACCGCCGAGGACGGCCAAACCGCCGTGGACATCCACGTGCTGCAGGGCGAGCGCCCGATGGCGCGCGACAACACCACGCTGGGCCGCTTCCGGCTGGAGGGCATTCCGGCGGCGCCGCGCGGCGTGCCGCAGGTCGAGGTCACGTTCGATCTCGACGCCAACGGCATCGTCAACGTGTCGGCCAAGGACCTGGCCACGGGCAAGGAGCAGCGCATCACCATCACCGCAAGCACCAACCTCTCGCGCGAGCAGGTGGAAGCGCTGGTCAAGGAAGCTGAGGAGAACGCCGAAACGGATCGGGAGGCGCTCGAGGCGATCGAGACGCGCAACGCCGCCGACAGCCTGGCCTACCAGACCGAGCGGCTGATCAAGGACAACGGCGACAAGCTCAACGCGGACGACAGCGCCGCGGCCGAGCAGGCCATCGAAGAGGTGCGCGAGGCGCTCAAGGGCGAGGACCTGGACAAGGTCCGCAGCACGGTGGCCGTGCTGGAAACCGCCGCCCAGAAGCTGGGCGAGCAGCTCTATGCGGCGCAGCAGGCCCAGGGCGACGGCGCTCCCGCCGACGGCCCGCAGCCCTCGACCGACGCCGACGACGTGGTGGACGCGGAGTTCAAGACGAGCGACGCCGATGCCGAGGCTGAGGCCCAGCCGGCCGACGACAAGTAG
- a CDS encoding nucleotide exchange factor GrpE — MSATEPRESTSRMSDDPMAEHREPEEEIATLRAEIESLNDKLLRVRADTDNYRKRLERTTEDLVRDAKRRLFMDLLHLADDLERALAAPHDDGRALAEGVDLTLTRLRDVLAGYGVRRMDSGGAFDPNLHEAVATAATGDVPDGHILDEVSRGYLWGDMVLRAARVRVAVAPDD, encoded by the coding sequence ATGAGCGCCACCGAACCCCGTGAATCCACGTCCCGCATGAGCGACGACCCGATGGCCGAGCACCGCGAGCCGGAGGAGGAGATCGCCACGCTGCGCGCCGAGATCGAGTCGCTCAACGACAAGCTGCTGCGCGTGCGCGCCGACACCGACAACTATCGCAAGCGCCTGGAACGCACCACCGAGGACCTGGTGCGCGACGCCAAGCGCCGGCTGTTCATGGATCTGCTGCACCTCGCCGACGACCTGGAGCGGGCGCTGGCCGCGCCGCACGACGACGGCCGGGCGCTGGCCGAGGGCGTGGATCTCACGCTCACGCGCCTGCGGGACGTGCTGGCCGGCTATGGCGTGCGCCGAATGGACTCCGGCGGCGCCTTCGACCCGAACCTGCACGAGGCCGTGGCCACCGCGGCCACCGGCGACGTTCCCGACGGTCACATCCTGGACGAGGTCAGCCGCGGCTATCTCTGGGGCGACATGGTGCTGCGCGCGGCGCGCGTGCGCGTCGCGGTGGCACCCGACGACTAG
- a CDS encoding DUF2851 family protein — translation MSGTALNGDRQRPASEAELVAAWLRQAVRRGPWRDSSGRTVAVIYPGRWTGLPGPDLRDAIVSIDDGPARRLDLEVHLAAADWRRHGHDRDPAYAAVGLHLVWEIGSHPPAAGPPTIALAPAFSRAAGPAAADPASAHEALPCRRPGPAGAASRRETVAAIERQGQRRHAERTAVLESNIVALGPDQALHQAILRALGYRPNAETFEVLGGCVTSDLGEALAANGADAGLAVLEAVLMGAAGLLPMQRGAPAADGYARTLQRIWQSYGRLTCLHAADWTLQSVRPANRPTRRIAAAARLLSRAPDPGRSLVETALAEVRRAAEASDPRRLQARFQVAEPPDAYWARHFDFGKPTRRPASALVGTGRAREILVNAVLPFAAAMGHTLGDSDLPRASAAILAALPGGMWNQDSRYMVQTLGIERRGLGGANAQQGLLRLHRRWCRDKRCDACPMARCAATPGVETAAAV, via the coding sequence ATGAGTGGCACAGCGCTGAACGGCGACAGGCAACGGCCGGCCTCCGAGGCCGAGCTCGTGGCGGCGTGGCTGCGACAGGCCGTGCGGCGCGGCCCGTGGCGCGATAGCAGCGGCCGCACCGTCGCCGTCATCTACCCCGGGCGCTGGACCGGCCTGCCGGGCCCGGATCTGCGCGACGCCATCGTGAGCATCGACGACGGGCCGGCGCGCCGCCTCGATCTCGAGGTGCATCTGGCGGCCGCCGACTGGCGGCGCCACGGTCACGATCGCGACCCGGCCTATGCCGCCGTCGGCCTGCACCTGGTCTGGGAAATTGGATCGCACCCGCCTGCGGCGGGGCCGCCGACGATCGCCCTGGCGCCTGCGTTTTCCAGGGCCGCCGGGCCGGCTGCGGCCGACCCGGCGTCGGCGCACGAGGCGCTGCCATGCCGACGACCCGGTCCGGCGGGCGCCGCCTCACGCCGCGAAACCGTCGCCGCCATCGAGCGACAGGGCCAGCGCCGCCACGCCGAGCGCACGGCGGTGCTGGAAAGCAACATCGTCGCCCTGGGGCCCGATCAGGCGCTGCACCAGGCCATCCTGCGCGCGCTCGGCTACCGCCCGAACGCCGAGACCTTCGAAGTCCTGGGCGGCTGCGTGACGAGCGACCTCGGCGAGGCGCTGGCCGCGAACGGCGCGGACGCCGGCCTGGCAGTGCTCGAGGCCGTGCTCATGGGCGCCGCCGGGCTGCTGCCCATGCAGCGCGGCGCGCCAGCGGCTGACGGCTACGCGCGGACGCTGCAGCGCATCTGGCAGTCCTACGGGCGGCTCACGTGCCTGCACGCGGCCGACTGGACCCTGCAATCGGTGCGGCCGGCCAACCGGCCGACCCGCCGCATCGCCGCGGCGGCGCGGCTGCTGTCGCGCGCGCCGGATCCGGGCCGGAGCCTGGTGGAAACCGCGCTGGCGGAGGTACGCCGCGCGGCTGAGGCGTCGGATCCGCGGCGGCTCCAGGCCCGATTTCAGGTGGCCGAGCCGCCGGACGCCTATTGGGCCCGGCATTTCGACTTTGGAAAACCCACACGGCGCCCGGCGTCCGCGCTGGTGGGCACGGGCCGCGCGCGCGAGATCCTGGTCAACGCCGTGCTCCCGTTCGCCGCGGCCATGGGCCACACGCTCGGAGATTCCGACCTGCCGCGGGCCAGCGCCGCGATCCTCGCCGCGCTGCCGGGCGGCATGTGGAATCAAGACTCGCGCTATATGGTCCAAACGCTGGGGATCGAGCGCCGCGGCCTCGGCGGGGCAAACGCGCAGCAAGGGCTCTTGCGGCTCCACCGCCGCTGGTGCCGGGACAAGCGCTGCGACGCCTGTCCGATGGCCCGCTGCGCCGCGACGCCCGGCGTGGAAACGGCGGCTGCCGTCTAG
- the aroF gene encoding 3-deoxy-7-phosphoheptulonate synthase, producing MIVVLAKQASSDQIEAVAGRIRAEGLETRMLYGVEKTVIAVIGHRPPELLQQIQRMPGVETAMPVGAPYKLAARRDGQERTAITVGGVTIGDGSVAVMAGPCTVESRDQLIVTAEHVAAQGAQILRGGAFKPRSSPYSFQGMGTEGLRLLEEAKALTGLPVITEILDPRQVEEIADVADILQIGTRNAQNYPLLNEVGRLETPVLLKRGMGNTIEEWIMCAEYILAAGNPNVLLCERGIRTFETESRFTLDLNAVPLLRRATHLPIVVDPSQGTGKWHMVESMSLAAVAAGADAVLLEVHPSPDTALIDGAQSLSLEHFTQLMGKLVPMAQALGRPVPAPAAVS from the coding sequence ATGATTGTCGTCCTGGCCAAGCAGGCCTCCAGTGACCAGATCGAAGCCGTCGCCGGGCGTATCCGCGCCGAGGGCTTGGAAACGCGGATGCTCTACGGCGTCGAGAAGACCGTGATCGCGGTGATTGGCCACCGCCCGCCTGAGCTGCTGCAGCAGATCCAGCGCATGCCGGGGGTCGAAACCGCCATGCCGGTCGGCGCGCCCTACAAGCTGGCGGCGCGGCGCGACGGGCAGGAGCGCACCGCCATCACCGTGGGCGGCGTCACGATCGGCGACGGCTCGGTCGCCGTCATGGCGGGACCGTGCACGGTGGAAAGCCGCGACCAGCTGATCGTCACCGCCGAGCACGTGGCGGCGCAAGGCGCCCAGATTCTCCGCGGCGGGGCGTTCAAGCCGCGCAGCTCGCCCTACAGCTTCCAGGGAATGGGAACCGAGGGCCTGCGGCTGCTCGAGGAAGCCAAGGCCCTGACCGGCTTGCCCGTCATCACCGAGATTCTCGACCCGCGGCAGGTCGAGGAAATCGCGGACGTGGCCGACATTTTGCAGATCGGCACGCGCAACGCCCAGAACTACCCCCTGCTCAACGAGGTGGGGCGGCTCGAGACGCCGGTGCTGCTCAAGCGCGGCATGGGCAACACCATCGAAGAGTGGATCATGTGCGCGGAGTACATCCTGGCGGCGGGCAATCCCAACGTGCTGCTGTGTGAGCGCGGCATCCGCACCTTTGAAACCGAATCGCGCTTTACGCTCGACCTAAACGCCGTGCCGCTGCTGCGCCGGGCGACCCACCTCCCAATCGTCGTGGACCCGTCGCAGGGCACCGGCAAGTGGCACATGGTGGAATCCATGTCCCTGGCCGCGGTCGCCGCCGGCGCCGACGCCGTGCTGCTCGAGGTGCATCCCTCGCCGGACACGGCGCTGATCGACGGGGCGCAGAGTCTCAGCCTGGAGCACTTCACGCAGCTCATGGGCAAGCTCGTGCCAATGGCGCAGGCGCTGGGCCGCCCGGTGCCGGCTCCCGCCGCGGTGAGCTGA
- a CDS encoding extracellular solute-binding protein — protein MTLYLRLSRLSAEGARLDARSGLHFQPMPNAQRPAVRRRRFSRRRVLGAGLGAAALVACGEAAPEATPAPSPIPTPPPTAPPPQPPAPAQLRLLGWPFRPDLLRQRLDAFERYRGDVRVLHEQAQHDYPVRALEALTRLPSVDVVQARDGLVGAWWSGRALQTMGAEDTWRVVLDAMWPHARQSVTLGGQVVGLPYYADVMLLAYNRQLLDRVGAPVPSTLEELTDVCRDAARRQIVEFGISLNLAPKVFTNLPWWGLVYASGGRLAAPDGPDPAAVAVLEWLRDASAVSNVVDPDFGLATYDALAREQHIFSIVGAHVLRRLNQASPGAFGVAPIPGIASPLGTVAWTPLYSVAANTPRPADAVDLVNYLGGPGPAGDYASAAFWLQQEGLIPAYRQLLDRPEVEGDLAAWIDPNALTSILAAARPVERLWERWFLSWEHELQIQVQEAIFGRQSADGALAAAEAVARELALDSGG, from the coding sequence GTGACGTTATACCTTCGCCTGTCCCGACTCTCCGCCGAGGGCGCGCGGCTCGACGCCCGCTCCGGGCTACACTTCCAGCCTATGCCGAACGCCCAACGCCCGGCGGTGCGCCGCCGCCGCTTCTCCCGCCGGCGCGTCCTCGGTGCGGGGCTAGGAGCCGCCGCCCTCGTGGCGTGCGGCGAAGCGGCGCCGGAGGCGACGCCCGCGCCGTCGCCGATCCCGACGCCGCCGCCCACCGCGCCGCCGCCGCAGCCTCCGGCTCCGGCGCAGCTGCGCTTGCTGGGCTGGCCATTCCGTCCGGATCTGCTGCGGCAGCGGCTCGACGCCTTCGAACGGTATCGCGGCGACGTGCGCGTGCTCCACGAGCAGGCGCAGCACGACTATCCGGTGCGAGCCCTCGAGGCCCTGACCCGCTTGCCTTCGGTGGACGTGGTACAGGCGCGCGACGGCTTGGTGGGCGCGTGGTGGTCGGGTCGCGCGTTGCAAACCATGGGCGCCGAGGACACCTGGCGCGTGGTGCTGGACGCCATGTGGCCCCACGCCCGGCAGTCCGTCACCCTTGGCGGGCAGGTGGTCGGCCTGCCGTATTACGCCGACGTGATGCTGCTGGCCTACAACCGGCAGCTGCTGGATCGCGTGGGCGCGCCCGTGCCGAGCACGCTCGAAGAGCTCACCGACGTGTGCCGCGATGCCGCGCGGCGGCAGATCGTCGAATTCGGCATTTCCCTTAACCTCGCGCCCAAGGTCTTCACCAATCTTCCGTGGTGGGGGCTCGTGTATGCCTCCGGCGGTCGGTTGGCGGCGCCGGACGGCCCGGACCCGGCGGCGGTCGCGGTGCTGGAGTGGCTGCGCGACGCCAGCGCGGTGTCGAACGTCGTGGATCCCGACTTCGGCTTGGCTACCTACGACGCGTTGGCCCGCGAGCAGCACATCTTCAGCATCGTCGGCGCCCATGTGCTCCGCCGCCTCAATCAAGCGTCGCCCGGCGCCTTCGGCGTGGCGCCGATCCCGGGCATCGCCTCGCCGCTCGGCACCGTCGCCTGGACGCCCCTCTATTCGGTGGCCGCCAACACGCCGCGGCCGGCGGACGCCGTCGACCTGGTGAACTATCTGGGCGGGCCGGGACCGGCCGGCGACTATGCCTCGGCGGCCTTTTGGCTGCAGCAGGAGGGCCTGATTCCCGCCTACCGCCAGCTGCTCGATCGTCCGGAGGTCGAAGGCGACCTGGCGGCCTGGATCGATCCGAATGCCCTGACGTCGATCCTGGCCGCCGCGCGTCCCGTGGAGCGGCTGTGGGAACGCTGGTTCTTGTCCTGGGAGCACGAGTTGCAGATTCAGGTGCAGGAGGCGATCTTCGGCCGCCAGTCGGCCGACGGAGCCCTGGCGGCGGCGGAAGCCGTCGCGCGCGAGCTGGCCCTGGACTCGGGCGGCTAG
- the lon gene encoding endopeptidase La produces MGRSAEQSVLGNLAASVDETAATTAETRSELVVMPVVPLLDWVAFPEMAMPLQASRDASLAAVAAAETRGGRVVLVAQRRASDKVRPSDLFEVGTIAEVIRKLRMPDGSQQVLLQGRQRARLESVEEREGHLVARVEPVEIPHESSLELEALRRVVVAQVEAVAEETNTFPPDVVAMTRRVSDPSWLCDYICFSSDMPMRERQDVLEAFEPVERLRRVARYLARQAEMLDIRNKIQGEIQDGIEKVQRDFYLREQLRAIQRELGISNTQIDDTDELSRRVEESDLPEVVREKAEHEISRLEATPPTSPEIGVIRGYLDWLLGLPWSTETSDRRDLRRARRVLERDHYGLVHVKQRVLEFLAVRMLSDAFRTPILCLVGPPGVGKTSLGRSVARALGREFVRISLGGVRDEAEIRGHRRTYVGALPGRIVQAMRRAGSRNPVLLLDEVDKIGRDFRGDPSSALLEVLDPEHNHSFTDHYLEVPLDLSRVLFVTTANDAEAIPAVLRDRMEVIELHGYTEDEKVRIADGHLLPRQLKQHGLGGRGIEFSDRAIREAIRHYTREAGVRNLERELGSVCRKLARRVADGRRFARRVTPRVVRSLLGAPRYLPEDDDRSPLVGVATGLAVTPFGGEVLDVEASAVPGSGKLRLTGQLGEVMRESAQAALSYVRARGDAFGMDRPNFGQTDVHVHVPAGSVPKDGPSAGITMSTAIMSAVAGVPVRRQVAMTGEVTLRGRVLPIGGLKEKVLAAHRAGLRTVVAPAENRADVDDVPAKVRRQMRFVWVDDMDAVLTTALMTPATSRPAPHGATA; encoded by the coding sequence ATGGGTCGAAGTGCGGAGCAGTCGGTGTTGGGAAACCTGGCGGCGTCGGTCGACGAAACGGCGGCGACCACCGCCGAGACGCGGTCGGAGCTGGTGGTCATGCCCGTGGTGCCGCTGCTCGATTGGGTCGCGTTCCCGGAAATGGCCATGCCCTTGCAGGCCAGCCGCGACGCCTCGCTGGCCGCCGTGGCGGCGGCCGAGACGCGCGGCGGCCGCGTGGTGCTGGTGGCGCAGCGGCGCGCCAGCGACAAGGTGCGTCCGTCGGACCTTTTTGAGGTCGGCACCATTGCCGAGGTCATTCGCAAGCTGCGCATGCCCGACGGCAGCCAGCAAGTGCTGCTGCAAGGCCGCCAGCGCGCCCGGCTCGAGTCCGTGGAAGAGCGCGAAGGCCATCTCGTCGCCCGCGTCGAACCCGTCGAGATTCCCCACGAGTCATCGCTGGAGCTCGAGGCCCTGCGCCGCGTCGTGGTGGCTCAGGTGGAGGCGGTGGCCGAGGAGACCAACACCTTTCCCCCCGACGTCGTGGCCATGACGCGCCGCGTGTCCGATCCGAGCTGGCTGTGCGACTACATCTGTTTTTCCTCCGACATGCCGATGCGGGAGCGCCAGGACGTGTTGGAAGCGTTCGAGCCCGTCGAGCGCCTGCGGCGCGTGGCCCGCTACCTGGCGCGCCAGGCGGAGATGCTGGACATCCGCAACAAGATTCAAGGCGAGATCCAGGACGGCATTGAGAAAGTTCAGCGCGACTTCTACCTGCGCGAGCAGCTGCGGGCGATCCAACGCGAGCTCGGAATCTCGAACACCCAGATTGACGACACCGACGAGTTGAGCCGACGGGTGGAGGAGTCCGACCTGCCCGAGGTGGTGCGCGAGAAGGCCGAGCACGAAATCAGCCGGCTCGAAGCCACGCCCCCGACCTCGCCGGAGATCGGCGTGATCCGCGGCTACCTCGACTGGCTCCTCGGCCTGCCCTGGAGCACGGAAACCTCGGATCGCCGCGATCTGCGCCGCGCGCGGCGGGTGCTGGAGCGCGATCACTACGGCCTGGTGCACGTCAAGCAGCGGGTGCTGGAGTTCCTCGCCGTGCGCATGCTGTCGGACGCCTTCCGCACGCCGATCCTTTGCCTGGTCGGGCCGCCCGGCGTCGGCAAGACGAGTCTGGGGCGCTCAGTGGCCCGAGCCCTGGGACGCGAGTTCGTGCGCATCTCGCTGGGCGGCGTGCGCGACGAGGCGGAAATCCGCGGCCATCGCCGCACCTACGTGGGGGCCCTGCCGGGCCGCATCGTGCAAGCCATGCGCCGCGCCGGCTCGCGCAATCCGGTGCTGCTGCTCGACGAGGTCGACAAGATCGGGCGCGACTTTCGGGGCGATCCCTCGTCCGCCCTGCTGGAAGTGCTCGACCCGGAGCACAACCACAGCTTCACCGACCACTATCTCGAAGTGCCGCTCGATCTGTCGCGCGTGCTGTTCGTCACCACGGCCAACGACGCCGAAGCCATCCCCGCAGTGCTGCGCGATCGGATGGAGGTCATCGAGCTGCACGGCTACACCGAGGATGAGAAGGTCCGCATCGCCGACGGGCATTTGCTCCCGCGCCAGCTCAAGCAGCACGGGCTCGGCGGACGCGGCATCGAGTTTTCCGATCGCGCCATCCGCGAAGCGATCCGGCACTACACCCGCGAGGCCGGCGTGCGAAACCTCGAGCGCGAGCTCGGGTCGGTCTGCCGCAAGCTGGCGCGCCGCGTGGCGGACGGGCGGCGTTTCGCGCGCCGGGTCACCCCGCGCGTGGTGCGCTCGCTGCTCGGCGCGCCGCGCTATCTGCCGGAAGACGACGACCGCTCGCCGCTGGTGGGCGTCGCCACCGGCCTGGCCGTCACCCCGTTCGGTGGCGAGGTGCTCGACGTGGAGGCGTCCGCCGTACCGGGCAGCGGCAAGCTGCGCCTCACCGGTCAGCTGGGCGAGGTGATGCGCGAGTCGGCGCAGGCCGCGCTGTCCTACGTGCGGGCGCGGGGTGACGCGTTCGGCATGGATCGACCTAATTTCGGGCAAACGGACGTGCACGTGCACGTGCCGGCGGGCAGCGTGCCCAAGGACGGCCCCTCGGCGGGCATCACCATGAGCACCGCCATCATGTCGGCCGTCGCCGGCGTGCCCGTGCGGCGCCAGGTGGCCATGACCGGCGAGGTCACGCTGCGCGGCCGCGTCCTGCCCATCGGGGGGCTCAAGGAGAAGGTGCTGGCGGCGCACCGGGCCGGCCTGCGCACGGTGGTGGCGCCCGCGGAAAACCGGGCGGACGTCGACGACGTACCCGCGAAAGTCCGACGACAGATGCGATTTGTGTGGGTGGACGACATGGACGCGGTCCTGACGACCGCATTGATGACACCGGCGACGAGCCGGCCCGCGCCCCATGGCGCGACGGCCTAG
- the aroA gene encoding 3-phosphoshikimate 1-carboxyvinyltransferase, with translation MPPARRLRGELRVPGDKSITHRALLLGAIGSGDSRVRRPGLGADTQATAGVVAALGVSHAVHGDELVVRGGGFSGLREPADVLSCGNSGTTLRLVSGILAGRSFHSFVTGDDSLRRRPMGRVVEPLRAMGARIHARADGTRAPMAFAPARLHGARLRSLVASAQVKSAVLLAALQADGPTSLEQPAPSRDHTERLLRAQGATVTSDDGTVGCTPNGPLAPLDLDIPGDFSSAAFWIAAAVVHPDAEITVRDVGLNPGRTGLLDVLRTMGADVSVEVERHDPEPVGTVVARSSSMHAADAGGDLVPRLIDEAPLVALLAAHADGESRLRDAAELAAKESNRLRTTAAALAALGVEVDEQPDGFVTAGGQRAGGGRADAAGDHRIAMLAAAAALSGNGPVTIDGADSAAVSYPGFWDDLATLSE, from the coding sequence GTGCCGCCGGCGCGCCGCCTGCGCGGCGAGCTGCGCGTGCCGGGCGACAAGTCCATCACCCATCGGGCCCTGCTGCTGGGCGCGATCGGATCCGGGGACTCGCGCGTTCGACGGCCGGGGCTCGGCGCCGATACGCAGGCCACGGCCGGCGTCGTCGCGGCGTTGGGCGTGTCTCACGCCGTGCACGGCGACGAGCTGGTGGTTCGCGGCGGCGGGTTTTCGGGCTTGCGCGAGCCGGCCGATGTCTTGTCGTGCGGCAACAGCGGCACTACGCTGCGCCTCGTCAGCGGCATCCTCGCCGGCCGGTCCTTCCATTCGTTCGTTACCGGGGACGACTCGCTGCGCCGCCGGCCGATGGGGCGGGTGGTCGAGCCCTTGCGCGCGATGGGCGCCCGGATTCACGCCCGCGCCGACGGCACCCGCGCGCCCATGGCCTTCGCGCCGGCCCGTTTGCACGGAGCCCGTCTGCGGTCGCTGGTGGCCAGCGCCCAGGTCAAGTCGGCCGTCCTGCTGGCCGCCCTGCAAGCCGACGGACCGACGTCGCTGGAGCAGCCGGCGCCTTCCCGCGACCACACCGAGCGCTTGCTGCGCGCGCAGGGGGCCACGGTCACCTCTGACGATGGAACCGTCGGCTGCACGCCGAATGGGCCGCTGGCGCCGCTGGACCTGGACATTCCGGGCGATTTTTCGTCGGCGGCATTCTGGATTGCGGCGGCCGTGGTGCATCCCGACGCGGAGATCACCGTTCGCGACGTGGGTCTCAACCCCGGGCGAACCGGCCTGCTCGACGTGCTGCGCACCATGGGCGCCGACGTGAGCGTCGAAGTCGAGCGCCACGATCCGGAGCCCGTCGGGACCGTCGTGGCCCGATCGTCATCCATGCACGCCGCCGACGCGGGCGGCGACCTCGTGCCGCGACTCATCGACGAGGCCCCCCTGGTGGCGCTGCTGGCCGCGCATGCCGACGGCGAGTCCCGGCTTCGCGACGCCGCCGAGCTGGCCGCCAAGGAATCCAACCGGCTGCGCACGACGGCCGCGGCCCTCGCCGCGCTCGGCGTCGAGGTTGACGAGCAGCCCGACGGCTTCGTGACCGCCGGCGGCCAACGGGCCGGCGGCGGCCGCGCCGACGCCGCCGGTGACCACCGCATCGCCATGCTGGCGGCGGCCGCCGCGCTCTCGGGCAACGGCCCCGTCACCATCGACGGCGCGGACAGCGCCGCGGTGTCCTACCCCGGCTTCTGGGACGATCTGGCGACCCTGAGCGAATGA